Proteins encoded within one genomic window of Eurosta solidaginis isolate ZX-2024a chromosome 1, ASM4086904v1, whole genome shotgun sequence:
- the LOC137241087 gene encoding carboxylic ester hydrolase-like, translating to MQIYTIVYLVIALIAADNANAVHVNTTLGTILGTALKSRLGIDFKAFRGIRYASAPVGILRFRNPIPYLPWKPNIYDATQDGPMCPQVTENITDLSEDCLRLNVYTRDIRGRKPVVVYLHPGGFYSVSGQSKNFAGPEHLMDRAIVLVTLNYRLGTLGFLAVGSAEAPGNAGLKDQVEALRWVQRHISNFGGDPNSVTLLGYSAGSFSIGLHMMSPMSKELFHRAIMMSSTPLGQFHFEKHQKILSDRQAELLNCPREPAAILVDCLNQVCMCVSVRKVTKRKCTLFI from the coding sequence ATGCAGATCTACACAATAGTCTACCTCGTTATCGCTTTAATAGCAGCCGATAACGCGAATGCGGTTCATGTTAATACTACATTAGGCACAATTTTGGGTACAGCATTAAAATCTCGTTTGGGTATAGATTTTAAAGCATTTCGTGGTATACGTTATGCATCAGCGCCAGTTGGGATATTACGTTTTCGCAATCCTATACCATATCTGCCATGGAAACCGAATATTTATGATGCAACACAGGATGGTCCTATGTGCCCACAAGTGACTGAAAACATAACTGATTTATCAGAGGATTGTTTACGTTTGAATGTATATACACGTGATATAAGAGGGCGAAAGCCCGTGGTGGTGTATCTACATCCGGGTGGATTTTATAGCGTATCGGGTCAGAGTAAAAACTTTGCTGGACCTGAACATTTAATGGATCGTGCTATTGTGTTGGTGACTTTGAACTATCGTCTTGGTACATTAGGCTTTTTAGCTGTGGGCAGTGCTGAAGCGCCTGGAAATGCTGGTTTAAAAGATCAAGTTGAAGCACTACGTTGGGTTCAGCGCCATATTAGCAATTTTGGTGGTGATCCAAATTCAGTTACACTGCTCGGTTATAGTGCAGGCAGTTTTAGTATTGGTTTACATATGATGTCTCCAATGTCTAAAGAATTATTCCATCGTGCTATTATGATGAGTTCGACACCATTGGGGCAGTTCCATTTCGAAAAACATCAAAAAATACTGAGTGATAGGCAAGCGGAGTTATTGAATTGTCCGAGAGAACCGGCTGCAATACTTGTGGATTGCTTGAATcaggtatgtatgtgtgttagtGTTAGGAAAGTTACGAAAAGAAAGtgcacactttttatttaa
- the LOC137241095 gene encoding juvenile hormone esterase-like, translating into MQIYTIVYLVIALIAADNANAVHVNTTLGTILGTALKSRLGIDFKAFRGIRYASAPVGILRFRNPIPYLPWKPNIYDATQDGPMCPQVTENITDLSEDCLRLNVYTRDIRGRKPVVVYLHPGGFYSVSGQSKNFAGPEHLMDRAIVLVTLNYRLGTLGFLAVGSAEAPGNAGLKDQVEALRWVQRHISNFGGDPNSVTLLGYSAGSFSIGLHMMSPMSKELFHRAIMMSSTPLGQFHFEKHQKILSDRQAELLNCPREPAAILVDCLNQVSADNANAVHVNTTLGTILGTALKSRLGIDFKAFRGIRYASAPVGILRFRNPIPYLPWKPNIYDATQDGPMCPQVTENITDLSEDCLRLNVYTRDIRGRKPVVVYLHPGGFYSVSGQSKNFAGPEHLMDRDIVLFRCISDLLKNNTVRGWLNENFEKYAPIVLMYERDTPRSKQISTQLRASYLGNRDLQTTDSLGSFGKLYSDAVIGFEYHRFLSLISSVVPVYTYLFTYKGRFSHFKYQNQTFGAVHHDELLYLLRVPVMTPNFTQTDDEHVVIENLTRMWAQFAKTGNPNNSTDPVLKNLRWPLYSNDPRKPYLKIDKNMQVFEGGIFTDRFGIWDQLFPVPTIK; encoded by the exons ATGCAGATCTACACAATAGTCTACCTCGTTATCGCTTTAATAGCAGCCGATAACGCGAATGCGGTTCATGTTAATACTACATTAGGCACAATTTTGGGTACAGCATTAAAATCTCGTTTGGGTATAGATTTTAAAGCATTTCGTGGTATACGTTATGCATCAGCGCCAGTTGGGATATTACGTTTTCGCAATCCTATACCATATCTGCCATGGAAACCGAATATTTATGATGCAACACAGGATGGTCCTATGTGCCCACAAGTGACTGAAAACATAACTGATTTATCAGAGGATTGTTTACGTTTGAATGTATATACACGTGATATAAGAGGGCGAAAGCCCGTGGTGGTGTATCTACATCCGGGTGGATTTTATAGCGTATCGGGTCAGAGTAAAAACTTTGCTGGACCTGAACATTTAATGGATCGTGCTATTGTGTTGGTGACTTTGAACTATCGTCTTGGTACATTAGGCTTTTTAGCTGTGGGCAGTGCTGAAGCGCCTGGAAATGCTGGTTTAAAAGATCAAGTTGAAGCACTACGTTGGGTTCAGCGCCATATTAGCAATTTTGGTGGTGATCCAAATTCAGTTACACTGCTCGGTTATAGTGCAGGCAGTTTTAGTATTGGTTTACATATGATGTCTCCAATGTCTAAAGAATTATTCCATCGTGCTATTATGATGAGTTCGACACCATTGGGGCAGTTCCATTTCGAAAAACATCAAAAAATACTGAGTGATAGGCAAGCGGAGTTATTGAATTGTCCGAGAGAACCGGCTGCAATACTTGTGGATTGCTTGAATcaggtat CAGCCGATAACGCGAATGCGGTTCATGTTAATACTACATTAGGCACAATTTTGGGTACAGCATTAAAATCTCGTTTGGGTATAGATTTTAAAGCATTTCGTGGTATACGTTATGCATCAGCGCCAGTTGGGATATTACGTTTTCGCAATCCTATACCATATCTGCCATGGAAACCGAATATTTATGATGCAACACAGGATGGTCCTATGTGCCCACAAGTGACTGAAAACATAACTGATTTATCAGAGGATTGTTTACGTTTGAATGTATATACACGTGATATAAGAGGGCGAAAGCCCGTGGTGGTGTATCTACATCCGGGTGGATTTTATAGCGTATCGGGTCAGAGTAAAAACTTTGCTGGACCTGAACATTTAATGGATCGTGATATTGTGTTG TTTCGTTGCATTTCAgatcttttaaaaaataatactGTCAGAGGTTGGTtaaatgaaaatttcgaaaaatacgcACCAATCGTTCTTATGTATGAACGTGATACACCACGTTCCAAACAAATAAGTACACAGCTGAGGGCTAGCTATTTGGGTAATAGAGATTTGCAAACTACCGACAGTTTGGGCTCTTTTGGAAAACTTTATTCCGATGCAGTTATTGGATTTGAATATCATCGTTTCTTAAGTTTAATATCATCCGTTGTACCCGTGTATACCTATCTTTTCACATACAAGGGTCGTTTTAGTCATTTCAAGTATCAAAACCAAACATTCG GTGCCGTCCATCATGATGAATTGCTATATTTATTGCGTGTGCCTGTGATGACTCCAAACTTTACGCAAACCGATGATGAACATGTTGTTATAGAAAATTTAACCCGAATGTGGGCGCAATTCGCTAAGACAGG CAATCCAAACAATTCCACCGATCCTGTTTTGAAAAATTTGAGATGGCCACTTTATTCGAATGACCCAAGAAAACCTTATTTGAAAATAGACAAAAATATGCAAGTTTTTGAGGGTGGCATCTTCACAGATAGATTCGGAATATGGGATCAACTCTTTCCAGTGCCAACAATAAAGTAA